In Rattus norvegicus strain BN/NHsdMcwi chromosome 1, GRCr8, whole genome shotgun sequence, a genomic segment contains:
- the Actr1a gene encoding alpha-centractin isoform X2 yields MESYDVIANQPVVIDNGSGVIKAGFAGDQIPKYCFPNYVGRPKHVRVMAGALEGDIFIGPKAEEHRGLLSIRYPMEHGIVKDWNDMERIWQYVYSKDQLQTFSEEHPVLLTEAPLNPRKNRERAAEVFFETFNVPALFISMQAVLSLYATGRTTGVVLDSGDGVTHAVPIYEGFAMPHSIMRIDIAGRDVSRFLRLYLRKEGYDFHSSSEFEIVKAIKERACYLSINPQKDETLETEKAQYYLPDGSTIEIGPSRFRAPELLFRPDLIGEESEGIHEVLVFAIQKSDMDLRRTLFSNIVLSGGSTLFKGFGDRLLSEVKKLAPKDVKIRVGHTAGRAGHNGAPQTCRTGQLCPLPGLPQALQVVQTSTPWPIRKTELTA; encoded by the exons ATGGAGTCCTACGATGTGATCGCCAACCAGCCTGTTGTGATCGACAAT GGATCCGGTGTGATTAAAGCTGGTTTTGCTGGTGATCAGATCCCCAAATACTGCTTTCCAAACTA TGTGGGCAGACCCAAACATGTTCGAGTCATGGCAGGAGCCCTCGAAGGTGACATCTTCATTGGCCCCAAAGCTGAG GAGCACCGGGGGCTGCTGTCAATCCGCTACCCCATGGAACATGGCATCGTCAAGGACTGGAACGACATGGAGCGCATCTGGCAATATGTCTATTCTAAGGACCAGCTGCAGACTTTCTCAGAGGAG CATCCTGTGCTCCTGACTGAGGCACCTTTAAACCCTCGGAAAAACCGGGAGCGAGCGGCAGAAGTTTTCTTCGAGACCTTCAATGTGCCAGCTCTCTTCATCTCCATGCAAGCTGTGCTTAGCCT TTATGCCACAGGCAGAACCACAGGTGTGGTGTTGGATTCTGGGGATGGCGTCACCCATGCAGTCCCGATTTACGAAGGCTTCGCCATGCCTCACTCCATCATGCGCATTGACATTGCCGGCCGCGATGTCTCACGCTTCCTCCGCCTCTACCTACGAAAGGAGGGCTACGATTTCCACTCCTCCTCCGAGTTTGAGATTGTCAAGGCCATAAAGGAA AGAGCTTGCtacctgtccataaacccccagaAGGATGAGACACTGGAGACGGAGAAGGCTCAGTACTACCTGCCCGATGGCAGCACCATTGAG ATTGGCCCTTCCAGGTTCCGGGCCCCTGAGCTGCTGTTCAGGCCTGACTTGATTGGCGAGGAGAGTGAGGGTATCCATGAGGTGCTGGTGTTCGCTATCCAGAAGTCAGACATGGATTTACGGCGGACGCTCTTTTCCAACATTGTCCTCTCAGGAGGTTCTACCCTCTTCAAAG GTTTTGGGGACAGGCTACTGAGTGAAGTGAAGAAACTGGCTCCAAAAGATGTGAAGATCAGGGTAGGGCACACTGCAGGCCGGGCCGGGCACAACGGGGCTCCACAGACTTGCAGGACAGGGCAGCTCTGTCCCCTGCCGGGTCTCCCCCAAGCTCTCCAGGTAGTGCAGACTAGTACCCCATGGCCTATCAGGAAAACTGAATTGACAGCTTGA
- the Actr1a gene encoding alpha-centractin isoform X4, with translation MESYDVIANQPVVIDNGSGVIKAGFAGDQIPKYCFPNYVGRPKHVRVMAGALEGDIFIGPKAEEHRGLLSIRYPMEHGIVKDWNDMERIWQYVYSKDQLQTFSEEHPVLLTEAPLNPRKNRERAAEVFFETFNVPALFISMQAVLSLYATGRTTGVVLDSGDGVTHAVPIYEGFAMPHSIMRIDIAGRDVSRFLRLYLRKEGYDFHSSSEFEIVKAIKERACYLSINPQKDETLETEKAQYYLPDGSTIEIGPSRFRAPELLFRPDLIGEESEGIHEVLVFAIQKSDMDLRRTLFSNIVLSGGSTLFKDICTPGETVFHMDWRLYPCLPGYL, from the exons ATGGAGTCCTACGATGTGATCGCCAACCAGCCTGTTGTGATCGACAAT GGATCCGGTGTGATTAAAGCTGGTTTTGCTGGTGATCAGATCCCCAAATACTGCTTTCCAAACTA TGTGGGCAGACCCAAACATGTTCGAGTCATGGCAGGAGCCCTCGAAGGTGACATCTTCATTGGCCCCAAAGCTGAG GAGCACCGGGGGCTGCTGTCAATCCGCTACCCCATGGAACATGGCATCGTCAAGGACTGGAACGACATGGAGCGCATCTGGCAATATGTCTATTCTAAGGACCAGCTGCAGACTTTCTCAGAGGAG CATCCTGTGCTCCTGACTGAGGCACCTTTAAACCCTCGGAAAAACCGGGAGCGAGCGGCAGAAGTTTTCTTCGAGACCTTCAATGTGCCAGCTCTCTTCATCTCCATGCAAGCTGTGCTTAGCCT TTATGCCACAGGCAGAACCACAGGTGTGGTGTTGGATTCTGGGGATGGCGTCACCCATGCAGTCCCGATTTACGAAGGCTTCGCCATGCCTCACTCCATCATGCGCATTGACATTGCCGGCCGCGATGTCTCACGCTTCCTCCGCCTCTACCTACGAAAGGAGGGCTACGATTTCCACTCCTCCTCCGAGTTTGAGATTGTCAAGGCCATAAAGGAA AGAGCTTGCtacctgtccataaacccccagaAGGATGAGACACTGGAGACGGAGAAGGCTCAGTACTACCTGCCCGATGGCAGCACCATTGAG ATTGGCCCTTCCAGGTTCCGGGCCCCTGAGCTGCTGTTCAGGCCTGACTTGATTGGCGAGGAGAGTGAGGGTATCCATGAGGTGCTGGTGTTCGCTATCCAGAAGTCAGACATGGATTTACGGCGGACGCTCTTTTCCAACATTGTCCTCTCAGGAGGTTCTACCCTCTTCAAAG ATATCTGCACCCCAGGAGAGACTGTATTCCACATGGATTGG AGGCTCTATCCTTGCCTCCCTGGATACCTTTAA
- the Actr1a gene encoding alpha-centractin isoform X1 yields the protein MESYDVIANQPVVIDNGSGVIKAGFAGDQIPKYCFPNYVGRPKHVRVMAGALEGDIFIGPKAEVIPSPTEEASGLQRAYLSTTEHRGLLSIRYPMEHGIVKDWNDMERIWQYVYSKDQLQTFSEEHPVLLTEAPLNPRKNRERAAEVFFETFNVPALFISMQAVLSLYATGRTTGVVLDSGDGVTHAVPIYEGFAMPHSIMRIDIAGRDVSRFLRLYLRKEGYDFHSSSEFEIVKAIKERACYLSINPQKDETLETEKAQYYLPDGSTIEIGPSRFRAPELLFRPDLIGEESEGIHEVLVFAIQKSDMDLRRTLFSNIVLSGGSTLFKGFGDRLLSEVKKLAPKDVKIRISAPQERLYSTWIGGSILASLDTFKKMWVSKKEYEEDGARSIHRKTF from the exons ATGGAGTCCTACGATGTGATCGCCAACCAGCCTGTTGTGATCGACAAT GGATCCGGTGTGATTAAAGCTGGTTTTGCTGGTGATCAGATCCCCAAATACTGCTTTCCAAACTA TGTGGGCAGACCCAAACATGTTCGAGTCATGGCAGGAGCCCTCGAAGGTGACATCTTCATTGGCCCCAAAGCTGAGGTAATTCCCAGTCCAACAGAAGAAGCCTCGGGCTTGCAGAGGGCTTACCTGTCCACCACA GAGCACCGGGGGCTGCTGTCAATCCGCTACCCCATGGAACATGGCATCGTCAAGGACTGGAACGACATGGAGCGCATCTGGCAATATGTCTATTCTAAGGACCAGCTGCAGACTTTCTCAGAGGAG CATCCTGTGCTCCTGACTGAGGCACCTTTAAACCCTCGGAAAAACCGGGAGCGAGCGGCAGAAGTTTTCTTCGAGACCTTCAATGTGCCAGCTCTCTTCATCTCCATGCAAGCTGTGCTTAGCCT TTATGCCACAGGCAGAACCACAGGTGTGGTGTTGGATTCTGGGGATGGCGTCACCCATGCAGTCCCGATTTACGAAGGCTTCGCCATGCCTCACTCCATCATGCGCATTGACATTGCCGGCCGCGATGTCTCACGCTTCCTCCGCCTCTACCTACGAAAGGAGGGCTACGATTTCCACTCCTCCTCCGAGTTTGAGATTGTCAAGGCCATAAAGGAA AGAGCTTGCtacctgtccataaacccccagaAGGATGAGACACTGGAGACGGAGAAGGCTCAGTACTACCTGCCCGATGGCAGCACCATTGAG ATTGGCCCTTCCAGGTTCCGGGCCCCTGAGCTGCTGTTCAGGCCTGACTTGATTGGCGAGGAGAGTGAGGGTATCCATGAGGTGCTGGTGTTCGCTATCCAGAAGTCAGACATGGATTTACGGCGGACGCTCTTTTCCAACATTGTCCTCTCAGGAGGTTCTACCCTCTTCAAAG GTTTTGGGGACAGGCTACTGAGTGAAGTGAAGAAACTGGCTCCAAAAGATGTGAAGATCAGG ATATCTGCACCCCAGGAGAGACTGTATTCCACATGGATTGG AGGCTCTATCCTTGCCTCCCTGGATACCTTTAAGAAGATGTGGGTCTCCAAGAAGGAATATGAAGAAGATGGTGCCCGATCCATCCACAGGAAAACCTTCTAA
- the Actr1a gene encoding alpha-centractin, whose protein sequence is MESYDVIANQPVVIDNGSGVIKAGFAGDQIPKYCFPNYVGRPKHVRVMAGALEGDIFIGPKAEEHRGLLSIRYPMEHGIVKDWNDMERIWQYVYSKDQLQTFSEEHPVLLTEAPLNPRKNRERAAEVFFETFNVPALFISMQAVLSLYATGRTTGVVLDSGDGVTHAVPIYEGFAMPHSIMRIDIAGRDVSRFLRLYLRKEGYDFHSSSEFEIVKAIKERACYLSINPQKDETLETEKAQYYLPDGSTIEIGPSRFRAPELLFRPDLIGEESEGIHEVLVFAIQKSDMDLRRTLFSNIVLSGGSTLFKGFGDRLLSEVKKLAPKDVKIRISAPQERLYSTWIGGSILASLDTFKKMWVSKKEYEEDGARSIHRKTF, encoded by the exons ATGGAGTCCTACGATGTGATCGCCAACCAGCCTGTTGTGATCGACAAT GGATCCGGTGTGATTAAAGCTGGTTTTGCTGGTGATCAGATCCCCAAATACTGCTTTCCAAACTA TGTGGGCAGACCCAAACATGTTCGAGTCATGGCAGGAGCCCTCGAAGGTGACATCTTCATTGGCCCCAAAGCTGAG GAGCACCGGGGGCTGCTGTCAATCCGCTACCCCATGGAACATGGCATCGTCAAGGACTGGAACGACATGGAGCGCATCTGGCAATATGTCTATTCTAAGGACCAGCTGCAGACTTTCTCAGAGGAG CATCCTGTGCTCCTGACTGAGGCACCTTTAAACCCTCGGAAAAACCGGGAGCGAGCGGCAGAAGTTTTCTTCGAGACCTTCAATGTGCCAGCTCTCTTCATCTCCATGCAAGCTGTGCTTAGCCT TTATGCCACAGGCAGAACCACAGGTGTGGTGTTGGATTCTGGGGATGGCGTCACCCATGCAGTCCCGATTTACGAAGGCTTCGCCATGCCTCACTCCATCATGCGCATTGACATTGCCGGCCGCGATGTCTCACGCTTCCTCCGCCTCTACCTACGAAAGGAGGGCTACGATTTCCACTCCTCCTCCGAGTTTGAGATTGTCAAGGCCATAAAGGAA AGAGCTTGCtacctgtccataaacccccagaAGGATGAGACACTGGAGACGGAGAAGGCTCAGTACTACCTGCCCGATGGCAGCACCATTGAG ATTGGCCCTTCCAGGTTCCGGGCCCCTGAGCTGCTGTTCAGGCCTGACTTGATTGGCGAGGAGAGTGAGGGTATCCATGAGGTGCTGGTGTTCGCTATCCAGAAGTCAGACATGGATTTACGGCGGACGCTCTTTTCCAACATTGTCCTCTCAGGAGGTTCTACCCTCTTCAAAG GTTTTGGGGACAGGCTACTGAGTGAAGTGAAGAAACTGGCTCCAAAAGATGTGAAGATCAGG ATATCTGCACCCCAGGAGAGACTGTATTCCACATGGATTGG AGGCTCTATCCTTGCCTCCCTGGATACCTTTAAGAAGATGTGGGTCTCCAAGAAGGAATATGAAGAAGATGGTGCCCGATCCATCCACAGGAAAACCTTCTAA